One Lytechinus variegatus isolate NC3 chromosome 11, Lvar_3.0, whole genome shotgun sequence DNA segment encodes these proteins:
- the LOC121423912 gene encoding transmembrane prolyl 4-hydroxylase-like, with the protein MTEGKARPLLIQLTRGHLLNSTMLTLLLLATLFLMGKQCDAADSIASGTDQEPNTLSSSHDEHVEKKGFANKPRSLNDEADLLLSEEEVERFDDHFIDDDEGFNEESEDEVDNDAIVDADENSEELLDKDDLWLFQYDPVEVGHIQDVEMEDGSMLKMKTLAINPPIFEIRNFLSAEECDHIKALAIRKGLQTSQTVPDKPDQTDEELERVLDYFEELDQDQNGLINGTELFEAIKSFPSAQNFNLTIEHVEALIKEKLDHGGDCLLDVDEFIYADTPAMEDEIDRWLAVIGDLGEEEAKRTQPRVSEQAWLDQWTTEDEVLVRLQDRVISLTLLPPSIIQTSEHLQVVRYQPGGHYHAHYDSEEFDDDLECSHTFGIEDSDDERRYRSKDDFTEKRLCRLATILYYLNDVEEGGGTAFPVADNETFTQESLDGISYDIYDLSNHCYKSNVVVPPEKGKAILWYNHYLDEENGWIGENRNHSLHGGCDVIKGTKWIANNWITVDHNVERQILFHDRYYSHIDQQFPSEAESAEHLSDDGTEIDEQFGDGDDDEFAQDEGFGSETGDTRRTTEHTSDNVDMKSEQEGGFHSSDHAKETEGQAENLSHHKTREKLDNDESGRLDSFSSTHKSGTEFRKNDEL; encoded by the exons ATGACAGAGGGAAAAGCAAGACCACTACTCATTCAGCTTACACGTGGACATCTTTTGAACTCTACGATGTTAACGCTGCTCTTACTAGCTACTTTATTTTTGATGGGAAAGCAATGTGATGCTGCGGATAGCATCGCATCTGGAACGGACCAAGAACCGAATACACTGAGCTCGTCACATGATGAACACGTAGAGAAGAAAGGATTTGCAAATAAACCGAGGAGCCTAAATGATGAGGCGGATCTGTTATTAAGTGAGGAGGAGGTCGAAAGATTTGATGATCATTTCATCGATGATGACGAAGGGTTTAATGAGGAGTCTGAGGATGAAGTCGACAACGATGCCATTGTTGACGCGGATGAGAATTCGGAAGAGTTATTAGATAAAGATGATCTCTGGTTATTTCAGTACGATCCAGTTGAG GTAGGTCACATACAAGATGTAGAAATGGAGGATGGTTCGATGTTAAAGATGAAGACACTGGCCATAAACCCACCAATATTtg AAATTAGAAACTTTCTCAGCGCCGAAGAGTGCGATCATATCAAGGCTCTGGCCATCAGGAAAGGTCTCCAGACCAGTCAAACCGTCCCTGATAAACCAGACCAGACCGACGAAGAGCTGGAGAGGGTACTGGACTATTTCGAAGAGCTGGACCAGGACCAGAACGGTCTGATCAACGGGACCGAGCTCTTTGAAGCCATCAAGTCGTTTCCAAGCGCACAGAATTTCAATCTAACCATAGAACACGTCGAG GCACTTATCAAAGAAAAGTTGGACCATGGCGGCGATTGCCTTCTCGACGTCGACGAGTTCATCTACGCCGACACACCGGCCATGGAAGACGAGATCGACCGGTGGTTGGCGGTGATCGGTGACTTGGGTGAGGAAGAGGCCAAGAGAACTCAACCCAGGGTCAGCGAGCAAGCTTGGCTTGACCAGTGGACAACGGAAGATGAGGTCCTCGTACGACTTCAAGACAG AGTAATAAGTCTGACGTTACTACCTCCTTCAATCATCCAGACAAGTGAACACCTTCAg GTGGTTCGTTATCAGCCCGGTGGTCATTATCATGCTCATTATGACTCGGAAGAATTCGACGACGACCTCGAGTGTTCACACACCTTCGGCATCGAAGACAGCGATGATGAGAGGAGGTACCGAAGCAAAGACGATTTCACTGAAAAGAGATTGTGTAG ATTGGCAACTATTCTTTACTATTTGAATGATGTTGAAGAAGGAGGCGGCACTGCTTTTCCAGTGGCGGATAATGAAACATTTACTCAAGAG TCTCTGGATGGCATATCGTATGATATCTACGATCTTTCTAACCATTGCTACAAATCTAATGTAGTCGTACCACCTGAAAAGGGCAAAGCAATATTATGGTATAATCACTACTTAGACGAAGAAAATG GATGGATTGGTGAAAACCGAAACCATTCGTTGCACGGTggttgtgacgtcatcaagggAACAAAATGGATCGCGAATAATTGGATCACCGTGGACCATAACGTTGAGAGACAGATTCTCTTTCACGACCGGTATTACTCACATATCGATCAGCAGTTTCCGAGTGAAGCCGAATCCGCCGAACATTTGTCCGATGATGGGACGGAAATTGACGAGCAGTTcggggatggtgatgatgatgaattcgCGCAGGACGAAGGGTTCGGTTCGGAAACCGGGGATACCCGAAGAACTACCGAACACACATCGGACAACGTTGACATGAAATCTGAGCAAGAGGGTGGTTTCCACTCGTCCGACCACGCGAAGGAAACTGAAGGACAGGCAGAAAATTTGTCACACCATAAAACGAGAGAAAAGTTAGACAATGACGAAAGTGGAAGATTAGATAGTTTCTCAAGTACACATAAAAGTGGGACGGAATTCCGTAAGAACGACGAGTTATAG